Part of the Nitrospirota bacterium genome, GACCTCAGGTCGGTCAAGGTGCCTTCGAGGCCGTAGCCCACTTCGATGCGAACTTTACGCTCGCGCAGGGCAACGAGCAGCAACAGGCCGTTCGCCGTCCCCTTCTGACCGAGCTTCCACGTGGTCCCGACGCGATGAGAGAAGGATTCGAGCGGCTCGCCTTCGAGAGACGGCAAAATCAGCACGGCAACTTGATTGCTAGTCTTCGTCTCGTGGGCTGCGAGGTCGCGGCTGAGCGAGGCGGCCATATCGGCCGGCAGCGCATGGGCAAGATCCACAACCCGGCCCGTGAGGGCCGGTACCTCCAGCGCCCAGGCCGAGGAGGCCATGAGCAATATCCCTAAAAAGACAATGAGCCGCGCCAGCCCTCGCCAGACACGGCTCATGCGCAGTATATCCATCGCCAGCCTGGGTTCAGTTAAATTTGACCTCTGGCGGCTTGGCCACAGCCTTTTCATCCGCCACGGTAAAGTTCGGCTTCTCTTCGAGATGGAGAAGGAACTTGGCCGTCAGGTTCGTGGGGAAATAACGGACGCCTTTGTTGTACTCCGCGACTTTCTCGATGTAACGTTTGCGCGCGACGGCAATACGATTCTCCGTCCCTTCGAGCTGGCTCTGGAGATCGCGAAAGTTCTGGTCGGCTTTCAGATTGGGATAATTTTCAGCAATGGCGATGAGGCGGCCCAACGCCGACGTAAGACCGGCCTGCGATTTTTGGAACTGTTCGAAGGCAACCGGATCTTTCAACGTTTCAGGCGTCACCTGAATTCCCGTGGCTTGTGCACGCGCCTGCACGACCCCCTCAAGGGTATCCTTCTCATGCGCGGCATAACCTTTCACGGTGGCGACCAGGTTCGGGATCAGATCGGCTCGCCGCTGATACTGATTGACCACTTCGCTCCAGGCGGCTTTGGTATCTTCATCCAACCCCTGGAGATCGTTGTAGCCGCATCCTGAGAGGCCTAGAAGCAGAACCGAAATGATGAAGGTAGCGAATACCGAGATACGACTGCCCATGGTGCTCCTCCTTTGACATGCGCGCACGCCGGTCTATAGCGCCGGATATCGATCATGCTATCATGCGGATCATCTGTATGATACGGAGGCGAGACCGTCCGATGTCGCTTGAACCCTCTTCACATTTACCCGGCGGATTTCAGATCACGCACCGCACTCTCGGCATCTATCAGGGGAGCGCGATCGAGCTGGCCTTCTGGTACCCCTCATCCGGGATGCCGGAACATGGGCTCTGTCGGTTCGCCACGAAAGAGAAGGCCGAATCGTATCGCGCATACCTCTGTTCCCCTGCCTGCCCGGAACCGCTCGATGAGAAGGATCTCACCATCGAACCCTACGACCTCGCTGCGCATGAGGAGCTGATCAACGATCATCCGCTTCATTCTGC contains:
- a CDS encoding LemA family protein, whose product is MGSRISVFATFIISVLLLGLSGCGYNDLQGLDEDTKAAWSEVVNQYQRRADLIPNLVATVKGYAAHEKDTLEGVVQARAQATGIQVTPETLKDPVAFEQFQKSQAGLTSALGRLIAIAENYPNLKADQNFRDLQSQLEGTENRIAVARKRYIEKVAEYNKGVRYFPTNLTAKFLLHLEEKPNFTVADEKAVAKPPEVKFN